The Candidatus Zixiibacteriota bacterium genome includes a window with the following:
- a CDS encoding response regulator — MRIGEDKPSLLVVDDEKYICGIIVEALASENYETVAMSDPAEALAYIENNPVDLVLTDLVMGEFSGIQVLESTLTHHEDAAVILMTAHPTVQTAISVLKKGAFDFLIKPFKLELLRATIRRGLSHQRIVRENLHLRGQVEFLKVAGTAGAEVDIDEFLSMVVRSCRKEMSACAAGLIEVNPKTNEIVRRACEAEHESLHAVVLDESTLEHFNFTKSSKPIISSEPIEEGGMQMSRIYISQPIFSRRKLHGVINLLIKARFDRLTQGQINVLNILANSAAATMTNFALYQDLRQSYLQAIRGLAQAIEARDEYTAGHTDRVSRLAESIARELGWSEKSIEALAMGCTLHDIGKIAIPDSVLNKPGKLTEEEHKLMLDHPNLGLNIIQGIDLFRPAEPYIVSHHEAYDGSGYPLGLAGEDIPIEGRLLSVADTFDAIVTDRPYRKGADLDVAVSELIKYKGKQFDPDLVEVFLDLIADGKIDLKTLYDREFDLSVVNEIRATETAPA; from the coding sequence ATGAGAATCGGCGAAGATAAGCCTAGCCTTTTAGTTGTCGATGACGAGAAATACATCTGCGGTATCATAGTCGAGGCGCTCGCCTCAGAGAATTATGAGACTGTGGCTATGTCTGATCCAGCCGAAGCTCTCGCCTATATCGAAAACAACCCGGTCGATCTGGTGTTGACCGATCTGGTTATGGGCGAGTTCTCCGGAATTCAGGTTCTCGAATCAACCCTGACCCATCATGAGGACGCCGCTGTCATTCTTATGACCGCCCACCCGACGGTTCAGACGGCGATTTCGGTTCTCAAGAAGGGGGCTTTTGATTTTCTCATCAAACCGTTCAAGCTGGAGTTGTTGCGTGCTACTATTCGTCGCGGATTGTCGCATCAGCGAATAGTGCGTGAGAATCTGCATCTGCGCGGTCAGGTGGAGTTTCTGAAAGTCGCCGGTACGGCCGGGGCCGAGGTGGATATCGACGAATTTCTGTCTATGGTGGTACGGTCCTGTCGCAAAGAGATGTCCGCCTGTGCCGCCGGATTGATCGAAGTCAATCCCAAGACCAACGAAATCGTGCGCCGAGCCTGTGAAGCGGAGCATGAGTCGCTGCACGCGGTGGTGCTGGATGAGTCAACCCTCGAGCATTTTAATTTCACCAAAAGCAGCAAACCGATTATCAGTTCGGAGCCGATCGAGGAAGGCGGTATGCAGATGAGCCGTATCTACATCTCGCAGCCGATCTTCTCCCGGCGCAAGCTGCACGGTGTCATCAATCTTCTGATCAAAGCTCGTTTCGATCGGCTTACTCAAGGCCAGATCAACGTACTGAATATCCTGGCTAACTCCGCGGCCGCCACCATGACCAACTTTGCTCTTTACCAGGATCTGCGACAGTCGTATCTCCAGGCAATCCGCGGTCTCGCTCAGGCGATTGAAGCCCGCGACGAGTACACCGCCGGTCATACCGACCGCGTGTCCCGTCTGGCTGAGTCGATTGCACGGGAGTTGGGCTGGTCCGAGAAAAGTATCGAGGCTCTTGCGATGGGGTGCACCCTGCACGACATCGGCAAGATCGCCATCCCCGACTCAGTGCTCAACAAGCCGGGCAAGCTGACCGAGGAAGAGCACAAACTGATGCTGGATCATCCTAATCTCGGTCTTAATATCATTCAGGGCATCGACCTCTTCCGTCCCGCCGAGCCTTATATCGTTTCACATCATGAAGCATACGACGGCTCCGGTTATCCGCTCGGCCTGGCCGGTGAGGATATCCCTATCGAGGGACGCCTGCTGAGCGTTGCCGACACTTTCGATGCCATCGTAACCGATCGGCCTTATCGCAAGGGCGCCGATCTCGATGTGGCGGTGAGCGAGTTGATCAAATACAAAGGGAAGCAGTTCGATCCGGACCTGGTCGAAGTTTTTCTGGATTTGATCGCCGACGGTAAAATCGATCTTAAAACTCTTTACGATCGTGAGTTCGATCTCTCCGTGGTAAACGAGATCAGGGCTACTGAAACGGCACCGGCGTAA
- the lipA gene encoding lipoyl synthase: MRPYERKPPWLKVSAFRGQGFNEVTRRLKELGLNTVCQAANCPNRGECFNRGTATFLIMGPVCSRNCTFCDIQGGKPHPLDPTEPQRVGLMAAELKLKHVVVTSVTRDDLPDGGADHFARTVAEIRRAIPSATVELLTPDFRGSTEAPDIIIAAAPDVFNHNVETVPRLYKIVRPGADYQRSLALLDYIGRTSGIPTKSGLMVGLGETPEELQAVFEDLARIGVVMLTIGQYLRPSMKHQPVFRYVTPEEFDVFGKAAEAAGIKRVFSAPLVRSSYMAEAL, from the coding sequence ATCCGCCCCTACGAAAGAAAACCTCCCTGGCTCAAGGTTTCTGCGTTTCGCGGTCAGGGTTTTAATGAGGTTACCCGAAGGCTCAAGGAGCTGGGGTTGAATACCGTCTGTCAGGCGGCCAACTGCCCCAATCGCGGGGAGTGTTTCAATCGTGGAACAGCTACTTTTCTCATCATGGGGCCTGTTTGTAGCCGTAATTGTACCTTCTGTGATATTCAAGGGGGTAAGCCCCACCCGCTCGATCCGACCGAACCACAACGAGTCGGCCTGATGGCTGCCGAGTTGAAACTCAAACACGTGGTGGTGACTTCGGTTACGCGAGATGACCTCCCCGACGGCGGCGCCGACCATTTTGCCCGGACGGTTGCCGAGATCCGCCGGGCTATCCCGAGTGCCACCGTTGAGCTTCTTACGCCTGATTTTCGGGGAAGTACCGAAGCCCCCGACATCATCATTGCCGCCGCTCCGGACGTTTTTAACCACAATGTCGAAACCGTTCCCCGTCTTTATAAAATTGTTCGCCCCGGGGCCGATTATCAACGTTCGCTGGCCCTGCTCGATTACATCGGCCGGACATCCGGCATTCCCACCAAATCCGGTCTCATGGTCGGTCTGGGTGAAACACCTGAGGAGCTTCAGGCGGTGTTCGAGGACCTGGCCCGGATCGGCGTAGTAATGTTGACCATCGGACAATACCTGCGTCCCTCGATGAAACATCAGCCGGTGTTTCGTTACGTTACTCCCGAAGAGTTCGATGTTTTCGGCAAAGCCGCCGAAGCTGCCGGAATCAAGCGCGTTTTCTCCGCGCCGCTGGTGCGCTCTTCATATATGGCCGAAGCGCTCTGA
- a CDS encoding dockerin type I repeat-containing protein — protein MKRLSAAALCLVLIIAATVGAVDKSNPVIKPLGSSTIHTLRTGARLSAADTCTGLNADSLAWLIQSWIIGDELYKAYIDPELTCPAPYPFTILEVHMFLNFDAPTPIIYGADIEAADWTNSSCPAPGELLYYSDNFSDEVPEANLYDIWVELDTPVVVNEPFFAGFYIGGGLADTCNPCLVTDVTPVTCNSYNIWDENVGFIDLVNNSYYNFPGRIWLFVVGITGGHGGAQPEPVVVMMSPAASANLLGSADLWAWEQSGSDIIDYVSFEYSTGGAYTEIGRDYEGLRPLRDGSHAILAGNGYSYDWDFSSLAEGSYYIRTTAVDTLGRSSADSVAVYLEPTPPKPTIVSPDFGDTICTPVNILMQCNDADMLYVEMSRKMASSGYSLGLDQVNAAGLGYYRTGPVAVAIAVKAWFDRGFSYLMKSGSNYETTFELAGKIANAIPINDSTDSYDELLLTGVRKFFIPRGNLLEYDYMRNPDYLEMRSWVEELERVVVIGLSGDIGVYMTVDGFPGWEQPDGSYNITVSDPLTGTIVTLPMRQYAGVNQVQYEGSWLNIDIMISFYVKDWTSTRQTIGGDFNSADGWSFNWTPTGLYEDSLYFIRSKGTDGSGFSDISTIMTRYNCSAVYLAGDYNNDGSTDVTDLVYLIDNIVHAGPAPVGGASRADANGDGLISVSDIIYYLNFIFTGMSQPAH, from the coding sequence ATGAAACGCCTTTCGGCCGCGGCATTATGCCTGGTCTTGATCATAGCTGCCACTGTCGGCGCGGTTGATAAAAGCAATCCGGTGATCAAACCACTCGGAAGTTCAACGATACATACTCTCCGCACCGGCGCCCGTCTTTCAGCGGCCGATACCTGCACCGGCCTGAATGCCGATTCATTGGCCTGGCTGATTCAGTCCTGGATCATCGGCGATGAACTGTACAAGGCATACATCGATCCGGAGTTGACCTGCCCCGCTCCTTATCCGTTCACGATCCTCGAAGTACACATGTTCCTTAATTTCGATGCCCCCACACCAATCATATACGGTGCGGATATCGAAGCCGCCGACTGGACCAACAGCTCCTGCCCGGCTCCGGGGGAACTGCTCTACTACAGCGATAATTTCAGCGATGAGGTGCCGGAGGCCAACCTTTACGACATCTGGGTCGAGTTGGATACACCGGTAGTCGTCAACGAACCGTTCTTTGCCGGATTTTATATCGGTGGCGGACTGGCCGACACTTGCAATCCCTGTCTGGTAACCGATGTCACACCGGTGACCTGCAACTCCTACAATATCTGGGATGAAAATGTTGGTTTTATCGACCTGGTGAACAATAGCTATTACAACTTCCCCGGCAGAATCTGGCTGTTCGTGGTCGGGATAACCGGCGGACACGGCGGCGCACAACCGGAGCCGGTGGTTGTGATGATGAGTCCGGCCGCAAGCGCCAACCTGCTCGGTTCGGCTGATCTCTGGGCCTGGGAACAGTCCGGTTCGGATATTATCGACTACGTGTCGTTCGAATACTCGACCGGCGGCGCTTACACGGAGATCGGTCGTGATTACGAAGGCTTACGTCCGTTGCGTGACGGCTCCCATGCAATCCTTGCAGGCAACGGCTATAGCTACGATTGGGATTTCTCCTCTCTGGCCGAAGGGAGTTACTATATTCGTACGACAGCAGTTGACACGCTGGGACGCAGTTCGGCTGATTCAGTCGCCGTTTATCTCGAACCCACTCCTCCGAAACCGACAATCGTTTCACCCGATTTCGGCGATACGATTTGTACACCGGTCAATATCCTGATGCAATGCAACGATGCCGACATGCTGTACGTTGAGATGAGTCGTAAAATGGCTTCATCCGGTTATTCGCTGGGACTGGATCAGGTCAACGCCGCCGGTTTAGGATATTATCGCACCGGCCCGGTGGCGGTGGCAATCGCGGTCAAAGCCTGGTTTGATCGTGGGTTCTCGTATCTGATGAAATCCGGCTCCAACTACGAAACCACGTTCGAGCTGGCCGGAAAGATCGCCAACGCTATCCCGATAAACGACTCAACCGACAGTTATGACGAACTGCTTTTAACCGGCGTCAGGAAATTTTTCATTCCACGCGGCAACTTGCTCGAATACGATTATATGCGCAATCCGGACTATCTCGAAATGCGTTCCTGGGTCGAAGAACTGGAACGGGTGGTAGTGATCGGACTCAGCGGTGATATCGGTGTCTATATGACGGTTGATGGTTTCCCCGGCTGGGAACAACCGGACGGCAGCTACAATATAACTGTTTCGGATCCTTTGACGGGCACGATCGTGACGCTCCCGATGCGGCAATACGCCGGAGTCAACCAGGTTCAATACGAAGGATCATGGCTCAATATCGACATCATGATCTCATTCTACGTGAAGGACTGGACTTCGACTCGTCAAACGATCGGCGGTGATTTTAACAGCGCCGACGGCTGGTCGTTCAACTGGACGCCGACCGGCCTGTACGAGGATTCGCTGTATTTCATTCGAAGCAAAGGAACCGACGGTTCCGGCTTCTCCGATATTTCAACGATTATGACTCGTTACAACTGCAGTGCGGTTTACCTGGCCGGTGATTACAACAACGACGGCTCCACCGATGTTACCGATCTGGTTTATCTGATCGACAATATCGTTCATGCCGGGCCGGCTCCGGTGGGCGGCGCCAGTCGGGCCGATGCCAACGGCGACGGACTGATCAGTGTTTCCGATATCATTTATTATCTCAATTTCATCTTCACCGGAATGTCGCAACCGGCTCACTAA
- a CDS encoding carboxypeptidase-like regulatory domain-containing protein, whose product MRVILAFIVIALVFSVNAAVVNNSSVSVSSEDSLSVFFYSLDSLGNPAVADSVYLLVVGPSGTITAADSLAISDSRITATSIGANQCYSFAEQVSNLDGSGSTGCYCLTLLAHSGTLSLLTPNRTSFQLISTELSDQLAAVDDSVLVKGGIIDSNRTERGADSASIGRWVWDVPQSLHNLSGSFGGYLDTDISGISSGGGAYSCSVRLIDSATGLAVPGAGITVRSLNQSSVLASGRSDIEGIARFNLDAASYLITATAPGFTFRAYDTVAVDGPGEDTLFAFQFIPDAPELPAFCRVWGFLFTADGSPEVGATVAARIPTGMTSYGWAIISPVAVTAGTDSTGYFALDLLPSDSLGFEGADYEFTITRNDGAIFRRRLNVPDSTTWRFRW is encoded by the coding sequence ATGCGCGTCATTCTTGCTTTTATCGTGATAGCTTTGGTTTTCTCGGTCAACGCCGCGGTCGTGAACAACTCGAGTGTGTCGGTATCGTCGGAAGATTCCCTGTCGGTGTTTTTCTACTCGCTCGATTCGCTCGGTAATCCCGCCGTTGCCGATTCGGTCTATCTGCTGGTAGTAGGGCCTTCGGGAACCATCACCGCCGCTGATTCGTTGGCGATCTCCGACAGCCGCATCACCGCAACCAGCATCGGGGCGAACCAGTGCTACAGCTTCGCGGAGCAGGTTTCGAATCTCGACGGCTCCGGCAGTACCGGTTGTTATTGTCTCACTCTTCTCGCTCACAGCGGCACGTTGTCGTTGTTGACACCGAACCGAACGAGTTTCCAGCTCATCTCGACCGAGCTGTCGGATCAACTGGCGGCGGTTGATGACTCGGTTCTGGTCAAAGGCGGCATCATCGACAGCAATCGCACCGAACGGGGAGCTGATTCTGCTTCCATCGGTCGTTGGGTTTGGGATGTGCCGCAATCGCTTCATAACCTGTCCGGGAGTTTCGGCGGATATCTCGATACCGATATCTCCGGAATCAGTTCCGGCGGCGGGGCGTATTCATGTTCTGTTCGCCTGATAGACAGCGCCACCGGACTGGCTGTACCGGGAGCGGGAATAACGGTGCGGAGTCTGAACCAGTCGAGCGTGCTGGCTTCGGGCAGGAGCGATATTGAGGGTATCGCCCGGTTCAATCTCGATGCCGCTTCTTATTTGATAACAGCAACCGCCCCCGGTTTTACCTTCCGGGCTTATGACACGGTAGCGGTCGATGGCCCGGGGGAGGATACCCTGTTTGCTTTTCAGTTCATCCCGGACGCTCCCGAACTGCCGGCTTTCTGTCGTGTGTGGGGCTTTCTGTTTACAGCCGATGGCTCCCCTGAGGTTGGAGCAACCGTGGCGGCTCGCATCCCGACCGGTATGACCAGCTACGGCTGGGCTATTATCTCACCCGTAGCGGTTACGGCCGGAACCGACTCCACCGGGTATTTCGCTCTGGACCTGTTGCCCTCCGACTCGCTCGGTTTCGAGGGTGCCGACTACGAGTTTACCATTACCCGTAACGACGGCGCTATTTTCCGTCGGAGGCTGAACGTCCCGGACTCCACGACCTGGCGTTTTCGCTGGTAA